The Pempheris klunzingeri isolate RE-2024b chromosome 16, fPemKlu1.hap1, whole genome shotgun sequence genome includes the window tattCACCATGTTAATGGCTGTGATTAGTTGTGCAGGTATTGATTCATAAGCAAAGGAAAAGGAcaaatttaaaatttgttttgaCAACAGTtccaggggatcaccaaagttatggcaatccatccaattgTCAACTTTATGTCGTCGTTAGAGAGAAAAAATCAGCTCagcaaagtcattaggattcatcctctggggaccatgagcGCCTGTACAAACATTTGTTGCCTATCCATTCAGTAGATGTTGAAATATCAAAGATTCCCTGGGGAAAATgacatccagtagttgttgggATATTTCAGTCAGTACCAAAGTGGACGACTGACGGACTGAGATTGCCTTCCATCTAAAAAACCTAGAGGTTTATTTAACAACATTAACCACTGTTCTGCAGGAATGTCCTGCATCCTCACAGACTTTTCAAACCATCTGGATAAAAAATATTCTGTCTGCTGCAGGATTAAAAAGATTTACATCGATTTCTCTGTTTATCAGTTGGATTACAAACAAAGGTAGCCTGAAAGTTCATTCTGTAAGCACATGCTCTAACACAATGTCAAACAGTAACATTTGTTTACAGCGTTACAATTAAATATTgttccactgttttttttttaatacaaaccGAGGATTCTTGCAATACCTTCAGAACTGGATGCTCAGCTCTGTAACTCAAACATAATGTTAATACATGAGATAAATAAAGGGAGCTGGATTTAATATACAGTGTACCAGACAGTATGTCTATCAGCGTTGTCCATCTTCTTTGATCATATTCCCAATAGTCAGAGATGATGTTACCACTGCTTGTAAAGTGTCTGATTTATGAATTTGGGCTTTACAATCTGatgtataaaacattttgtatagatttttctttttaagccTTCAAAAACATTGCCCTCAGattgttcttgttttctgtgCTCCACGTTTGTTCCCGTTATCTCCTGACTGCCCTTAACATTTACTACAGCATTAAAGTTTTCACACTTGCTGTTCACATTTACTCAAGCTGGTATGCCGAACGAGTgagtaaataaaaagaattgTCTGGTGTTGATGAGCTACTACTGAGCGGAGCCTCTACTAGAGGTCAGGCGGTTAAGGGGCCTGTCCGCCCGTCCTAATTTACGGCCATCCCTTTGAAAACATTGGGGACTTGTGAGGCAGTGGCACCAGTTCTTGGTGCTACAGCTGTTTTTACTGTCACGGCTGTAAAGCTCCCCTGGGAAGGGAGAGAcgagagaaggagagatgagaaCAATGGCTTGTCATGCAACTTGCAGACGAGTAAAGTATGGTTGGAggaaggaggtgtgtgtgttgcgaGGGGGGTGTCGTAGCTCAGGGTGAATGCTCGCCAGAAGGTTGAGATAAAGAGAGTAGAGGAATCACACCTGTGTACTTAGTCTTCAGGCCAAATGGCAACCTAAATGGTAATAATAAACACAGTCCTCtccttgtttttcctttatctCCCTATGCTAACTTTTTCCCTTTGTCTCTGGCCACCTTGGCCTTGATTCAATTCAGCTTCTgtcatgttagtgtgtgtgagtcattATCTGTGCTTCTGGCTTCATCTGTGGTTATCTCCTTTAGTTTGTATTCACAAAGAGAAATAGGCTTGGTTTCCTGAAAGCTTTTTAACACCAAAATCACTTTAGTTACATGAGAAAAGCCTTTCATTTAGGAATATGCTGGGAGACTGGATGGTTAGTTCTTTTTAGGGTAGATAATTGAATCTTCACCTAAGAAACAACTAAGAGTGCAACAACACTATGGCAACGTGCTCACAGTGGAAATGTTACACAGCATAAATTTACATGATGTTTGAAGGTATATTTACCATGCTCCTTATTTTAGGGTGTttacatgctaacatttactaaataaatacaaagtacatCTGGCTGCTGATGgggatgtcattagttttgcaggtatttgggtATGAATCAAagcattttgacctgatgatggtgttaGATGCAAAATTAAGGGATCATTGGAGTCACTACAATTTACCCAGAAGGGAACATGAATATTTGAACCGCATTTAAGGGaaatccagtagttgttgagacatttcaaaACCAGATGGCATCAGAGAAACAGTCATATGATCATTTAAGTCATGAGAATTAATCCTCTGGTAACCATGAATCtatgtacaaaatgttgaaGCAGTCCACATTCAGTAGTGGTTGGTTATTTCAGCCTGGACCAAAGAGGGGGAGTCACTAACTGACAGAACAGACCATACTGCCATCCCTAAAGCCACGCCTGCCATACCATACCAGGAAGGCACGGCGAGAAATAATCACAAGGAAGCTGTCCTGGTTttccaaaaatatgttttttatttcacatgaaaTTTTCACATTTAGCATATTTATCAAACAGGTCTTTTATATAAtcttctatgtatatatatgtacatattttacatttttcttactTACACATGTACAAAATAAGGTAACAAGaattcagataaaaaaaagactgactTCAATGGTAGTCATACACACTGTTGTGCTTTGTTGATCGAGCCAGCCTGTCAGGTGAAGATGTGCTTGGCAACTCGGATTGATGCCGTGTCTTGTCTGCTGTGAACTGGtgacttttacctttttttaaatgatcagaaACTGTGAGAATTATTCTCAAAGTCTAAATATCTGATTACGTCACTTTGTATTCATAAGTATATGCTTGTTTGAGCTTGAAAACATGATGGAAAGCACCAGGAAACACAGGGTTGGGTCCTGTAGTAATGAACATCTGATACCAGCTCTCCGCGTCAGACAGTTGAACCAATACAGGGGCAGGATCCAACAAACAGAGAAGTCCAGCCTCTCTGTGGTGCACACAACATCGCAGTGTTTGCTTTTGGCAGAAAAATATTTTGTCTCATCACTCTTTCGATCAATCGCTCCCTCTGCTTGCGCACATATTCTTACTCACACATTTTCCCTTTCACACAAGCACAAATTCTAccatgagagagaaaaagctctCTTCATTGCCAACAGTAAACATTTCTTTTCGTGAGCACATGGTATATACAGTAAAAACCTTTCAGCTGCTAATGttataaattattttcacaGAATGTACACGTAACACAGTTCAATGTAGTGTGATTTCATGTGTTATGTCATGTCGTCtaacatcagtgtgtgtctgtgtttgacacTGTTGTGGAGTGTATATGTCGGCGTGTCCGTACTGTGCAGTATTAGTGCTACAGTATATAAGCACATGGTCGAGTGTTCAAAGGAATGGCAGTCATGAGAACAGCCCCTGTGTCTGTCAATGCTACATTTAGAGAAAGTAATCACTTGGGACATCAATGTCACTCAATACCATTACGATAACAATACAACAAATAGTACACAATAGTCAAGGGTGGAATAGTGTACAAGTTGGAGAGATGACTCATCTTTGGCTCAAAAGGTAAGAGATTACTTTTCCTTTACATGTGGATTTATTCCATCTAAATGCATGTCTACATAATTCAAACAGAGTTGGTGTCTTTGCTCCTGATTGTTCTTCGGCCACTTTGTATTCCTCTTCAGCTTCTTCATATCTTCTTCTAGGGTTATCATCCAAAAAGGTTGGAGAGATCCCTAAACAATACAAATCAAGGAGAGCTTGGTCTttccaagagaaaaaaaaaatactgtcaccttttgaaaaataagacaaagcACATGTACTTTGCCTCAAATGTTCAGAGTTACTCAGCACATGTAGTGCAAGCGAGTCCATCTGTACTTTACAAGCTTCAAAAGTCTCTCCCTGCGGCCAGCACTGGGCATGGAAAACTGTCTTTTTGAGTCAGTGGTTTCATCCCCACGGACTGTCTTCATTGTAGTCCCTGAAAAAACACGTCTGCCAACAGCAGTCCTTTCATGTACTCTCAGTGCAACAATAGCAGTAATGAAAATGGGACTAGCAATGAGAGGATTGAGAGGGATGTAGCTGCCACTGCAGAGTTTGTCCGTACACTCTTCTGGACGTCTGGCAGGATTACCACTGGGTCATCTGCTTGAAGGTGGGAGATAAAGAAGACAAATTAGTACCGCATATTTACACCCCAACATAATCCTGAGTGTAGCCGAATTGTTTTAAGGTCAGGGATAATTAGAGAGAACACAGGGTTGGCCAACATACCTGCAGGCAGTCTGTTGGATGGATTGTGAGCCCCACCCCCAGCTCCAACCGTAGCCCCACCTGTGCCTCCTTTAGCCACTCTGGCCTCTTGAGAgcctgaaagaaaagaaaaatgccatCAATTACGCTGCTTGGATCTTGCAATAGCCTAACACGTATATCAGATGTGTTTGCACTGCTCTATTTACAACAAGGAGGGCAGTTAAACTCACCATCAGCAGCTACGACGTCCACCCTGAGCCTGAGGCACTCCTGTCCATGATGATGCAAAGGTTTGGCTGcagggaagagagaagaaacaacGCAAGCGTTAATATCTTAACTAATGCACTTATCCTCCACTGGCCCCTTAATTCACCTTCATgcatgcacgctcacacacacacacacacacacacacacacacacacagttggcaacagacagacacagggacAAAGCTTTAGGACGCCATCTGTGACCAAGAGAAGTGTGTCTTGTCCTGCCGTTTATCTAATTACAGCCATGGTCAGGGTGACAACACTGCTTGCTCTTTGTGGTTACATTCTAGCAGGGATAGCATTGCAGAAAATTGGAAAACTGAGCCAACACCCCAGTTTATGTCCATGTTATGCTTCAAAGAGCTGGCCACCAGGACAATAGAAAAATATAGCAAAACTTTGACTCTAGCCTTACCTTCCTTATGAAGGTAGAGATTTTTAGCAATGCAGCAGGGCTTTATGGACGGCAATGATCACACGTCTGTCTCAGTATAACTGTAATGACTACACTGTGATATCTCTATAATAACTTCTAGACAGACTGCCATGACATTTTAAATAGACAGTCCTGGTGATCATGAAACTAAAGACTTTAGTGCTTCACTGACTGTTAGCACAACCACGAGGCTGAGATTTGTGCTTTTGAgtcaaatatctcaacaactatagGATGGATTGCTATTAAAGTTGGCGCAGACATTTGTGTCCCCCTCAAGATAGATTGTTAGAATTCTGGTGATTgcttaacttttcatctagtcatcatcaggtcaaaatttaaatttgtgCAAGACTGTggtgtaaacatgtaaacatgctaaactaagatgttGAGCATGGAAAAGCatgttaacattaacattaatgtcATTGCAAGCATACTGACAGTAGCATTTccctcaaagcactgctgttgCCAAAGTACAGCCCCACAGTGGCTGTACACTctcagtgaaaaaataaaactgtcaaaCATGGTGACAAATCTGAGACAAAGATATAGTGACACTTACAGATATAATAGTAGCTTTCTCCTTGACGGAACTCCTTTCCCAGAGTGAACGGAGTAAAACGCTGGAACTTTTCGGAGAACTTCTCAGGGGCGTGGGGAGCAAACGGATGGCCACACTCCCAGCGCATCTGGTCATACGACTGGGGCTTGCAGGATTCGTAGTCCTCGCGCTCCACCATGTAGAGCACGTATCGCTCAGCATCCAGCAGCGGCACCTCACCCTGAGGGTAATGGGGGCAGACGATGTCCAGATAGTCATTGAGCTTCACCTCCACGGCGTAGTCGTCCCATAGAAACCTGCGGGGAGGAGGCAGACGAGGAAGGTTATGCAAGTGGCAAGAGACTGATAACCGTGGTTATAGCATTGGAGTGGTAATAAATATAAGCCTCAAAACCTGTGATTATATATCGATCGGCTGCACGCCAGTGTACAACAGGGAAATCAGAGGAAAGACTGAGAGGCCTGGGAATGAAGAAGAGAGAGCGCGAGAAAGAGAAAGTTTTagtgagtgaggatgtgtgtgtgttggagtggaATGAAGAGGGAAAACGCAATAAGGGGGAAGAATGATTTGTAGAGAACATGCGCATAAATATGGATGAATGTGAGGCGggtgtagctgctgctgcacgcTGCTGTGTTCCGAGTTAGCACTGAGTGCACATTGATCCCACGTCCCACAGGAGTTGAATGATGTTTACAGAGAAACATTAGCAGTCAGTTAGCCCGTCAAGACAGGAGATGAGTATCGACATCTGCagcgttacacacacacacacacacacacacacacacacacacacacactgacagataaATAGGCAGAATGCATGATGACAAATTCGCCtaaacagaagcagaaacacacCTAAGCTCAAGATAAGGACAAGGATAAAAATAAAGGTCATATATGTTTTAACCCATTCAttagggacagagagacaggcagacacataCAACATGAGTTTGGTGACGGTCTGTAACCGTCTCCCACCACACTCCCTCTCATTACAAatacagagagacagtcagactgTCTGCCTCCCCTCCAttcctccttccatccctccctccctttacTCCTCCACCCTCTTTACGATGGTATTTAAGTAAACTAAGCTTCCTTCCACTCCTCTTGGACATGGGTCAAAGAgcacttacagaaaacattttagctGGCTTCAAATGtccccacaaacacaattaaatCATTACAGAGACTagttaaataacattttagcATATAATGTTCCCTTATTTCAACTGTCCATGATTCCTTCCCCCTCCCAGCTTTACTTTCAGAGATATAATGAGTTTTATCTTCAGGGAATTATCACTAAAAGGCATTTCTGCTTTGTCCCCTTCCCCCTGACTGAGTGACTCCTCCAGGGGCAGCTCACAGCTAATGCTCTCTTCTCAGCCAAAGCCATCTATCACCGGCCTGGAGCGGTAGCTGCCCGCTAGCAACACACATAAACTCAAAACACACTTCCCAGTAATTCCCATCTATCAACAACCTAAAGCAGTAGCTACCTACTGTTGGCACccacaaaccccccccccccccccccccccccccccccacacacacacacacacacacacagacctcctcccCCAGTACTGAGCTCCCAAGCGATGCCTATCAGTTTACTGTCTCCTACTGTTCTGGATCACCATGGGGTTCCCTGAGAATGGATGAAATTTGACATTCTCAAATATTTTCACAACACACAAAGGgaatgtgtgtttaatataGAGTTTTGTTGCTTTTGCAATGAATACATGGATGGTTCATCAGGCTTTCAACAGCCCAAAAAGAGGCAGCCAGCCAGTGTGAGTTAAGTTACTAATCAGATCTGGAGATCTTAAAGAGCTGTGAGTTCTCAAAAGCCTACAGGGTGCTAACTGGACACCTTTAGCAGGGGGAAAAACTCATCACTGAAGGAATTTCACTCGTCAAGTAGATCTTTCTTTGGAAACTGTTATTTTCtcataaaccccccccccccaaatgtAACAACTAGCATTTGGACAGTTTGTGTTAGTGTGACAAGGTCCATATGTGTGACTAACGATCAAAGTGAACAGGCACAGGCCCCTGTCGCTCGTTAgctggtgttgttgtttgttgccaGGGGTCTCCCTGGTACCCCCTGGTAAAAGGACAGACGCAGTGGCTCCAAACACCGGGCCCTGACTCCTGCTCCCCCTCTGGCTCCCTCCCCCCCATCCCTTTACCCCTCTCCGCCTGACTGCATTCCCTCAATACTGATGACCAGATTAGCTGGCAACACCattacaacagcaacacaagcctGTTATAGAAAACAAATGCCTTTTTAGTATACTGGTGAAACTTCCATCTAACTGTGCTGATAATAGTGTGCTCCAGCTAACTTTCAGGGGGGTGGGCAATAATTATCATTTTGCCATGGTCCAGACAGCTTAGTGCTTATCTGCAGTTTGCCTGCCACGCTCTGTTTACCAGATTGGCGCTaaagtgttttttccccctgccACTTTCAATTCCAGTCGAATCGATAACACTATTGAACAAACACCGTTGTCTGCTTTTGCCTGACAGAGTTATCATCCCCCCAGCAAACaccgaaaacacacacaaacaaactcccTACACCCAATCCCTCCCTCACTTCCAGCCCCGATCACAAACCGGTCGTGGTATGTTCCCAATGTGTTCAG containing:
- the efna1a gene encoding ephrin-A1a isoform X1 — its product is MDLVWIVGFVVSVCAWFASAERHSVYWNSTNPKFLWDDYAVEVKLNDYLDIVCPHYPQGEVPLLDAERYVLYMVEREDYESCKPQSYDQMRWECGHPFAPHAPEKFSEKFQRFTPFTLGKEFRQGESYYYISKPLHHHGQECLRLRVDVVAADGSQEARVAKGGTGGATVGAGGGAHNPSNRLPAADDPVVILPDVQKSVRTNSAVAATSLSILSLLVPFSLLLLLH
- the efna1a gene encoding ephrin-A1a isoform X2, which translates into the protein MDLVWIVGFVVSVCAWFASAERHSVYWNSTNPKFLWDDYAVEVKLNDYLDIVCPHYPQGEVPLLDAERYVLYMVEREDYESCKPQSYDQMRWECGHPFAPHAPEKFSEKFQRFTPFTLGKEFRQGESYYYISKPLHHHGQECLRLRVDVVAADGSQEARVAKGGTGGATVGAGGGAHNPSNRLPADDPVVILPDVQKSVRTNSAVAATSLSILSLLVPFSLLLLLH